GAcggaataacacacacactggctgcctcgggtttttctcttttgtctctTTAGGGTCCATTATTTTTCTCCTGGTGGTGGACTGGGCTCATGGCGTTCTCGTGGTGGACTCAAGGCGGTCTCGTGGTGGACTCATGGCAGTCTCATGGCGGTCTCGTGGTGGGCTCATGGCGGTCTCGTGGTGGACTCATGGCGGTCTCGTGGTGGACTCATGGCGGTCTCGTGGTGGACTCATGGCGGTCTCGTGGTGGACTCATGGCGGTCTCGTGGTGGGCTCATGGCGGTCTCGTGGTGGACTCATGGTGGTCTCGTGGTGGGCTCATGGCGGACTCATGGCGGTCTCGTGGTGGGCTCATGGCGGTCTCGTGGTGGGCTCATGGCGGTCTCGTGGTGGACTCATGGTGGTCTCGTGGTGGACTCATGGCGGTCTCGTGGTGGACTCATGGTGGTCTCGTGGTGGGCTCATGGCGGTCTCGTGGTGGACTCATGGTGGTCTCGTGGTGGACTCATCGCGGTCTCATGGCGGTCTCGTGGTGGGCTCATGGCGGTCTCATGGTGGGCTCATGGCGGTCTCATGGCGGTCTCGTGGTGGACTCATGGCGGTCTCATGGCGGTCTCATGGTGGTCTCAAGGCGGTCTGCTGGAACAGGTGTGACTTCACCTTTGTACTGAGGCTCATTCAGCTGTTTGCATCTGATCACATCAGACTTTTTTATTTGATCTTTAAACTGGAACGTTCAGTCAGTTAAACTCACCAAATGTTGTCAGATTTCCTTTACGCTGGAAAAACCTTCACAGTTTCAGACCTACTGAAGAGACGTCTAAAGGAAGGATCATCTGTTGGTTTTAGTCTGTAGACCTCTAACAGAGATCCTGACACTTTCCTCTGGATACAGAACTCAAGAAGAAAATCTCAAAAAAGTCTGACAGAGGGGAGCAGAACCTGGTGTGTAAAAACCTCAGAGGATGATGTAAATCCTGTTTCTCATCAGTAAACTGTGTCACAGATGATCAGTGTGTTATTGTTCTGATGATCTGAGCCGAGGAAGTGAAAAGTGTAAAAAGAGAGTTTGAacaggaagaaagacagaaaacgGAGAGGAGAAATGATACGTgttagagggagagagagggggagagagagagagggagagactaCTCAAgatgaggggagagagagggggtggagagagagagacacagagaccagCGCAGCAGCCGCTCCGCTAGTTTTGGCTCCGCAGACGCGCAGGACGCAGTGAACTGTCCCGGCTCCCCTCGATGGTTCACCGCAGCCCGGAGGAGGGACGAACCTTCCACCGCTGTCCGGATATCAATACCCAGCCGCCGCGCACACTCTGACAGCTGTAAGCCTCCTGTTTCTGCGCTTCAACAACTTTtacactaaaaaaataaataaatacaaaccggggagaaaaaaaaactagcgGAGCCTCTGCGCGTATCTGTCCGCGGACCGCAGCCTCTGCTGGGACACACACTCCACGCCGGACCGCCGACCTCTACGTGGACTTAACCCGgatcatttgtgtgttttttcagatgGAACTTTTCCCTCACTGCTTTGTTTACACAGTTTACTGAACCAACGTGCGCGCCTGGCGTTGGTGCTTTTAGTTGGTCCGTTTTTTTTTGCGCCTGTTGTGCGTAAAATTCGCGCTAAATTATCCATCAGACAGCGGAGGAGGCGCGGGGGAGGCGCGGGGTCACTCGGGCTCCAGTCACAGCAGTTTCCGCCAAATCCTCCAACAATTTTAATTCACAAAGAATAAGGAAAATATGAGATATATGAGCTAtaatcagatttttattttaatacttTATCACCCCCTCGTTAAAAACGAAAAAATTAGGAAGCATCTTTAACCAAAAGAAGAGAAATGACCTCAcatgagtttattttatttatttatagtttgAGTTTGATGAAGCAGCGGTGGAGGAACATGTGAGCTATCACCTGAAACCTCAGCTGCTCACTCTAATTATTAAAAACTGTACATTTAAATACTGACTTTGTCCTGAAGCCCTCAGTTTAAAAGTTAGGatattaaatttaaaatataaGAGTTAAACTgatttagaaaaataaatatgaataaattatGAGTGAAAAGTTTGTTAGAGGACTGAGGCAGCGACGCTcctcttctgtttttattcttcatGTTGTGTCAGGTCAGGATGAGACGCCTCAGGCTCAGGCTGCTCTTCAGGTTtgaacgctgtgtgtgtgtgtgttttgatgctgaTGATTGACAGCTCTGATGTCTCCCTGCAGCCGTCAGCGGGCAGCCATGCTGAAGCCGGGCGACCCGAGCGGCTCGGCCTTCCTGAAGGTGGACCCGTCCTACCTGCAGCACTGGCAGCAGCTCTTCCCTCAGGCCCAGCTGAAGGCTCCTCTGGCCCCTCCGCCGCCTCCACCTGACCGTCTCTCCCTTGCTGTGGACACCCTGCGCCCGTCCCGCCTGCACAGCCACCTGCTGTCCTCCACACACTGCACCGCCTCCACCGCTTCTTCCTCcacatcctccacctcctctgctgcttcctcctcagcagcagcagtagcggcggcggcggcggcggcagcagcagcagcagcagcactcaccccgtcctcctccatctccatctccacCTCTGCAGGGTTGTCTCAGCTGCCCGTCCCTCAGCAGATCGCTCTCTTTGGTCAGGCGCTGGCCCCGGTCTGCAGCGGGCCTGGAGGacctggtggaggaggaggaggaggagggggagaccTGGTGGTGGTCCCCCCGGAGAACCAGCAGGgtcacaacacagcagcaggactccTCCATCAGGCCAAAGAGCAAAgctgtgggggggtgggggtggtgtcATCCAGcgtgaagagcagcagcagaggaggcggCGAGGAGGGCGGCAAAGGAGCCACGGCGAGGTTCAAGCTAACGTCGGAGGAGCTGGACTACTACCTGTACGGACAGCAGAGGATGGAGATCATCCCGCTGAGCACCCACACGGGAGAGGTCAACAACcgtacgtacacacacacacacacacagaggtcaacaaccatacgtacacacacacacacacacacacagagggcacCCTGCACTCCTATGATCTTCCTGTTTGCTTCACTGATGCTCAgccgtgacctttgacctcagtgtGCTTGTTAAAATCACTGatgtattttttacagtgttctCTGTTGTTTCCATGTGATTTATCTGAGCAGTTATTTATccttaaaaatatcaaatatgttTAATATCAAACATCCagaatattttatttctaatcATGTAGATTAATTTGATGTTTTAATTGTTACATTTAATACACATTAACTTTGTGTGCAGAGCTACAAACGGACTTAATTCTGTTTTATAAAATATGAAAGAATCTGTTCATTCATATTATTTTATCTAAAATTATATTTACAATCTGTCACTTGAATAACTTGAATAAAACTAAactattgtatttatatatacttATATTTAATATCctgtatttaatttaaatgtattatttaattGTTATAATTGAAGCATTAATTTAATGACTCTTTTATTTTAGTTGAGTTTTATTTAATCACGTCATGCGCCTGTGATGTTACAGTTGGtttaacagctgctgtgttggaggtcagaggtcagaggtcagcagccTGTCCGCAGCCACGCGCCTCATctgagtgttttgtttttgtttgtttggttttttttgcGTGTGCACGCGCTGATATTTAACAGCAAATGAGTttaattaaagagaaaaaaaagttcaaaacgAAAACTTCAAAAAACGGaagttttatttaataattCAGTAAATTAAAATATCAGTAAAACAGAATTAATTGTTACACATTTGCTTTAAAACCGGAAGTTTATTTGACGGATTCTTTTACGTCTTCTGTTGCGCgcgcttctgtgtgtgtgtgtgtggacagatgaTGACGGTGAGCCGTCACGCGTTCAGAGACTCACACGGATCCACTCCGCTGGAAGTCTGAGCCGCGTGTCTCCGACCCACGGAGCCCTCGCGCTCAGCGGCCCGTTCCCCGGCGCAGACACAGCggggtgtgtgtgaggagctccTTCAGGGTTTATTTGATCACAGTCATTGATCAGTCATCAATACTCAGATGATCAGAACTTGCCGCGTGTTCCTGCCGCAGCGGGCTCCTGTGATCCTCCCGTAACTTCTGGGTTCATCGTGGTGTCTCTGGTTCCTAAACGCCACtcacaccgtgtgtgtgtgtgtgtgtgtgtgtgtgtgtgtgtattccgcGGTGATAAAACGGACCATCAGCAGTAATCTGAGTCGATACGCGCCGGCAGGGCCGATGAGGGATGGAGGGACAAGCTGGAATTAATTGCCGTATatagttttgtgtttgtggaagagagagagaggaggagagagagggagggagggaggggggagagagggggagatcGATTCACCGGCCTACCGGCCCGCTATTTATCATCCCAACACGGCCGGATTGAGGTctctggggtgtgtgtgtgtgtgtgtaggtgttggGTGGAGAGGGGGTGTAGATAAAgcagtcacactctgtgtcacCGTCTGACCTCCATTATTAATTACACcgagtaataataataataatgataatgataacaataacaataataataataacgataataataataacacgaTAATCATAATCCtaataatattgataatattaatttaataataataaaataataatagtaaaattatcataataataataaaagtaataataataataacaacagtaATAGCCTAATAATCACGGTTAATAAACAGTAATAGTAATAAGTGATGAGTTTcgttgcttttatttttaagtagatttttttataaatactAAATGAATAactaaaattattttaaaataatttatacaAAAGTAATTAATATTTAGATTAATATTTAGATTTGAACAGTTTAACTGAAGAGTTTAACAtattaatacatttaattttttattcttttgtgcTGTaggttaaatatttttatttcatgtttaatAAAACCAATGAGCAAATGaatcaataataaaatgatCACAGCTCAGATCCATCTGGAATCTTCAGACCTTAGCTGTGAGCGCGGAGCCTtcatttcccatcatgcactgtGACAGCCCTGCTCTGTGAGCCCTTCATTGATGGATTCGATTTTATAGATCGGAGCAGTTATTGATCCTCAAATGATcatttctgacatttttatgtTGATGTTAGCTGAATGCAAAATAATGTAAACAATCACTAAATATAGATTCATGTTCCAGAATAACTTAAGTCAAATATCTTTGTAttaggtcagtgtgtgtttgagctgtttcctccagctctttgttTTATCGTCCTGACAGCAGAGTCTGGACGTTTATGtccaataaataaaaatttatTTAGCTTTATGTTTTTCTTCTAATAATAAAACCCGTGACGGGAAGTCATCGGCTGTTCTGACATGAAGCAGATCATTTGTAGAAGTTACATGTGGACTTAATGTCAGCTGGCAGTTTTATTGTCATTAAATAAAGGCCGGGCAGGAGGATCGGCCGGCGTCTGTCTGCGGAGTCACTGAGGAGACCGAGAGACTCTTCACACGTCATTTATGATTTTCACATGAAGCCGAGCacgttgtgttgtttttctttttttttgcaacattaAGTCCTTCTTTACTATAAAACCCTCATGtctacagtcagtgtgtgtgtgtgtgtgtgtgtgtgtgtgtgcagaataacagaaagacagaaagacagacactctctgaatgttggtcatgtgactgctgctccatcatggcttcctgcttgttgctggatgtttgttttgtgtttgacatAATCACAGTATCGATgctaaaattgtttttttttaaataatgtatgtagaaaaaaaagtccGGGAGTTTCTTACTCAACCCTGAACGTCTCACTGTTTGGTGCCTGTGATGGCAGCGAGTCAGGAAGTAACACGACCCGTGTGTGACAGTGGAAACGGAGGGTGACACAACTCAAGGATGTGTTTGATAAGTGTTTAATAAAATGGAGTctggagagatgaacatggCTGGAATCAAATCATcgctaaaaaagaaacagaagaagaagaagaagaaacagaagaagaagaaacagaagaagaagaaacagaagaagaagaagaagaagaagaagaagaagaagaagaagaagaagaagtgcccGCAGACGTTTTCACTGGCTCAGAGATCCGAGGCAGAGCGGAGCTGTCTAAACACTGGCGATGGATGTAACAGAATACTGAGTTTGAATGATGGTCAGTGAGGAGAGCACGCCATAACAAGTTCACAGCCAGTTCATCAGTccgaaggagaggaggaagaggaggaagagagctgAAGAGGGGGACGAAGCTTTCAGTGTACCACATGTCTCAGTAAAAAGTGTTAACAACGTTCCGTCAAAGTCAAAAACCTCTGGACTCTTCAGTGAAACCAGGAAGTCATGAaagactcacatgtgaccaacagtcacatgacagatcATCTCTGATCggcagctttctgtgtgtgtgtgtgcctctggtagttttgtggtgtttttgttgtctctgCAGTGATGTGGGTCTTGTGTGTCTCTTGGTAGCTGTTTTATGTCCCACgtctttgtgtattttgtgtttttttgtcgtgtgtatttctgtgttgtgtcttgTTTGGGCGCTGCCCTGGTGGAGTCGagttcctctgagctgctgatcTGGGGTTTTGAGGATTTCTGAGAATTTTTCCCATTTCCTGGTTCTGTGGTTTATAAATGGATGTAATACGGTTTCATTAACCTCAATCCATCACAGTGTAAAAGCAGCCGTCAGTCCATCAAACGCTGGAGATTTAATTTTGGGAAAATCAACATTAGCATCCTGTTCCTCTCAGCCTGGCTGCTCTGTGGGAGTTTTCTGCGCAGATAATCATCTCTCATTATGTTGCTACAGTCAATTAGCATCCATTACTGTCAGACTGCATCTCTGAGTAAATGTTGACACTCGCTAATTCCCAGCAATACGCTGCTCGCCACATTTAACCTGGAAAAACATTCGgagggacttttttttttcctcttttggaCTGGACCACTTTTCACTGAGCCACAGACACAAACCAGACCTGCAAAGACTGAAATAATTATTATTCACTGTAAACGTCAATAAAAGCACAGACGCAGCTGcagatggagtcacatgtgagcggcagtcacatgacccacactcagagagtatctgtctgacctgcagcgtTCTGCAGCTGAGGGTTGGAAGCATGTTGGAAACATGTTGTACACACTGACTCCGGTCCactaatattattataaaatacaaaagtacagtgtgtgagtgtaggtAGAAGCATCACCTCAATCTGCAGACGGAGGTCAAGGTTCGCTGTGCGGACACACGAGTTTTTCTGGGTTTTTCTGCAGctgactgtgttgtgtttgtgtgtttgtgtgtctgcaggctgtgacATGTGTGCAGACAACAGGAACGGTGAGTGTCCAATGCATGGCCCTCTCCACTCCCTGCGCCGGCTCGTCGGCACCAGCAGCACGGCGGCACCTGTCACGCTGCCGGACGTCCCCGACTGGCTGAGAGACCTGCCCAGAGAGGTGACGCTCTGTCCTGTCAGCTGGTCAGGAAGTGGAGTCGAGTGATGGACTGAAGTCActtaaacctgtgtgtgtgttccaggtgtgtctgtgcaccAGCACCGTTCCTGGTCTGGGTTATGGGATCTGTGCGGCTCAGAGGATCCCTCAGGGAACATGGATCGGCCCTTTTCAGGGGGTCCCActgctgctggacaaactgCACTCTGGAGCCGTCAGGAACACCAGACACCTGTGGGAGGTAGGACGAAGATTTAACAAAACCACAACTAAAAGGGAGTTGTTAAATTGTGCCACTGCGCGGTACACAAACTTCTTTGACTTAAACTACTGCTGTTTACGTGTCTGGCGCCCTCGTGTGGTCTTAACACCTGTGTCACGGTTTCCATGGCAGCCGGAGTCCTCACATATATgtctctataggggctctgcagaatggaggatgctgggaagtggtGTGTGACATCAAACAAAACATGTACAACTAAACGAGCTTAATGAACTTTACATTGTTCAGCTCATACTGGagtgtctgcagagcgccccctatgggtTCAGGCAGTAGTTTTaaacagtagtgtgtgtgtttgcagacaaAGTGAcaattttttaaatgaatgagcCGACACCAGGAGcaggaaaggtgtgtgtgtgtgtgtgtgtgtgtggtcagcgtCATGTCACCTCTCAGTCCATTGATCAGAGCAGAttgtatttacatacagtggCAGGAGAAAGTCAATGTGGCAGTTATAAACAGCTGCATTAGCATTAGAgtaggggggagggagggggagagaaagcGGGAGAGAGGGATGctgggagacagagagatagaTGAGTCCCCCGTGGCCGGGCTGGTAAAGGTCAGTCAGACGTCGGTTGACCGGACATCAGTCTCTCTGCTGTTGACCGCAGCaggacaagaggaggaggaggagggaggaggaggaggaggtggtggtggtggtggggcagcagggtcagaggtcaagggGCGTTCTGGGTGTTGTCCACCAAGtgcagcaggagctgagggCATCAGCATTTCGGTTAATCACTTATGTCCTCTGAGATAATGTGGTCTGTTTCCAGGTTAAATGTTTAGGGTTAAAATACTGTAAGAGACGGAACTTTCCGGTGGTCTTTGAACGCACCATGTGTGACTGCAGGCTTTCTACCCATGTGGTCTACAAAGAGTTAAATACCTCCACATCTTTCTATTTTTAACACCTGTGTGAAAAATAGCAATTCAGATTTATTTCCGTTTttgtaaaatcaataatcaaagatCAGGTCATGTGGAGGGTTAATACACCTGTAGAGCTGAATCACAGTGCTGTGTTCAGACTGTCTGTCTGCGACCCTGTTTCGGGGCCTCAGACCAGCCTTTGAAGCTCCTCTGCCCTGGAGAAGCGGTGATCCGATAACCCGGCTCTAACCATCGGCAGGTTATCGGCTGGCGGGCTGCAGCCGGTCATTAGGCCTATTGATGAAGAAGCTTTACACACAGATCCCATTAAAACTCAGCCGCTGTTAAACTCGCTTATTGACGGCCCCCAAAACAGGAAGAGATGTGTGTCCTATAGCCAATCAGGGAGCTTGTGTCATGTTGTCTATGGCATCCAGGAAGGGCCGGTTTTAATTAAGACACTTGGCGTAACGTCCGGGTGGAACAGCGGAGGATTTTCTGGTGCGGCAGTATTTTTCGGCTCGACACATTGATCCTTCAGAGGCAGAGCTCGGAGTTTATGGTGGACTCGTCCTGTAAGAGTCCGACCCGAAGCTTCACGGCTCACCGAGTCCAGACGTCCAAACATGGAGAGTTTGACTGTGACTCCACATGCGTGGTTAGTTTAGAGCTCCTTTCATCAGTGATGACACCTGAAGCAGACCAAGAACACAGAGAAGCTGTTCCTCATCCTGACTCAGCCACTTTTTCCTTTTACTGAAACGTCAATGGGTGAGAGACAGGGggttgtgtctctctgtgttagccCTGTGGTAGACCTGTCCAGGGTTTACTCCCTgctgtgaccctgtacaggacaacCAGAGTCAGAAaatggacggatggatgaaA
The genomic region above belongs to Parambassis ranga chromosome 9, fParRan2.1, whole genome shotgun sequence and contains:
- the prdm6 gene encoding putative histone-lysine N-methyltransferase PRDM6 isoform X1 produces the protein MLKPGDPSGSAFLKVDPSYLQHWQQLFPQAQLKAPLAPPPPPPDRLSLAVDTLRPSRLHSHLLSSTHCTASTASSSTSSTSSAASSSAAAVAAAAAAAAAAAAALTPSSSISISTSAGLSQLPVPQQIALFGQALAPVCSGPGGPGGGGGGGGGDLVVVPPENQQGHNTAAGLLHQAKEQSCGGVGVVSSSVKSSSRGGGEEGGKGATARFKLTSEELDYYLYGQQRMEIIPLSTHTGEVNNRCDMCADNRNGECPMHGPLHSLRRLVGTSSTAAPVTLPDVPDWLRDLPREVCLCTSTVPGLGYGICAAQRIPQGTWIGPFQGVPLLLDKLHSGAVRNTRHLWEIYDAEGTLQHFIDGNDPSKSSWMRYIRCARHSGEQNMMVVQYRSCIFYRACMDIPRGTELLVWYNDSYTSFFGIPLQCVAQDENLNVPATVIEAMSRQESLQSFSKNGKPSSSSSSSSSTPSTTLMRSMVFPHSPCPRSFSLLDKVGHGPQSDPTFSQLASKHQRVLASPTSTSQLSSEFSDWHLWKCGQCFKTFTQRILLQMHVCPQNPDRPYQCGHCAQSFSQPSELRNHVVTHSSDRPFKCGYCGRAFAGATTLNNHIRTHTGEKPFKCERCDRSFTQATQLSRHQRLPNECKPVNESSESIEVD
- the prdm6 gene encoding putative histone-lysine N-methyltransferase PRDM6 isoform X2; translation: MLKPGDPSGSAFLKVDPSYLQHWQQLFPQAQLKAPLAPPPPPPDRLSLAVDTLRPSRLHSHLLSSTHCTASTASSSTSSTSSAASSSAAAVAAAAAAAAAAAAALTPSSSISISTSAGLSQLPVPQQIALFGQALAPVCSGPGGPGGGGGGGGGDLVVVPPENQQGHNTAAGLLHQAKEQSCGGVGVVSSSVKSSSRGGGEEGGKGATARFKLTSEELDYYLYGQQRMEIIPLSTHTGEVNNRCDMCADNRNGECPMHGPLHSLRRLVGTSSTAAPVTLPDVPDWLRDLPREVCLCTSTVPGLGYGICAAQRIPQGTWIGPFQGVPLLLDKLHSGAVRNTRHLWEIYDAEGTLQHFIDGNDPSKSSWMRYIRCARHSGEQNMMVVQYRSCIFYRACMDIPRGTELLVWYNDSYTSFFGIPLQCVAQDENLNVPATVIEAMSRQESLQSFSKNGKPSSSSSSSSSTPSTTLMRSMVFPHSPCPRSFSLLDKVGHGPQSDPTFSQLASKHQRVLASPTSTSQLSSEFSDWHLWKCGQCFKTFTQRILLQMHVCPQNPDRPYQCGHCAQSFSQPSELRNHVVTHSSDRPFKCGYCGRAFAGATTLNNHIRTHTGEKPFK